The following are from one region of the Siniperca chuatsi isolate FFG_IHB_CAS linkage group LG13, ASM2008510v1, whole genome shotgun sequence genome:
- the LOC122887192 gene encoding transmembrane protein 200C translates to MIATGGLLRMNRRQDSLRSKNRAENKRKRKSRKKKKNDVVVVKGKLNLFSPAGLVAGFGVIVLMVGISMAVLGYWPSQNQQEYQERRRTGAYHTNRMSFSKSPPVSSNLTRAKPPSGQTNVFNQSHSNSSTPDPSRHCGFLCDFLDNYLYSDNLKVFGPLVMGIGIFLFICANAVLHENRDKKTKIINLRDIYSTVIDIHSIRSKEYSPLNGLVNYTQSRNAEGPSGSFPASGMLTRSSWPSTGLGFQGELGADEVFRRPSLASRPRSWSRDVQTFTDTVYSIYKDYSNSSEQAPQPRQWETRSIVTSSVNAFTLPVIKLNNCEVESERAEAEGHKEEGVVVEAAAETISEEGQASSGQTDEADAKEKDGSTTDSPPPHQSHEEITTVTADQQGAPQAQPQPQWTQLFPPTPVARAMGSRLSLNSLTDQPRSARRCSLSVSVCRQGDRARRFSCPRLERSNSKGYIKLADLGGESFEAPDTDTSLVAAEQEVAMDAAAAAAAEEEAQGEDDLVAPSTSAES, encoded by the coding sequence ATGATAGCCACAGGTGGCCTGCTGCGCATGAACAGGCGCCAGGATTCCCTCCGCTCTAAAAACCGGGCGGAAAACAAAAGGAAGCGGAAATccaggaaaaagaagaagaacgaTGTGGTGGTGGTTAAGGGGAAGCTCAATCTGTTCTCCCCGGCCGGTTTGGTGGCTGGTTTTGGAGTTATAGTTCTCATGGTGGGGATTTCCATGGCTGTACTGGGCTACTGGCCCAGCCAGAACCAGCAGGAGTACCAGGAGCGCCGCAGAACTGGAGCATACCACACCAACAGGATGAGCTTCTCCAAAAGTCCACCTGTTTCCTCCAACTTGACCCGTGCTAAGCCTCCCTCCGGCCAGACAAATGTATTCAACCAGAGCCATTCTAACAGCAGCACCCCTGACCCCTCCCGTCACTGTGGCTTCCTGTGTGATTTCCTGGATAATTACCTGTACTCAGACAATCTGAAAGTCTTCGGACCGCTGGTGATGGGAATTGGCATTTTCCTCTTCATATGCGCCAATGCAGTCCTCCatgaaaacagagacaaaaaaactaaaatcatcAACCTTAGGGATATCTACTCCACGGTTATAGATATACACAGCATACGGTCAAAGGAGTACTCACCTCTAAATGGTTTGGTGAACTACACTCAGTCAAGGAATGCTGAGGGCCCATCGGGCTCATTCCCTGCAAGCGGGATGCTTACTCGCAGCTCCTGGCCCTCCACTGGGCTCGGTTTCCAGGGCGAGTTAGGTGCCGATGAGGTGTTCAGACGCCCGTCGTTGGCCAGCAGGCCTCGTAGCTGGTCCAGAGATGTCCAGACCTTCACGGACACTGTCTACAGTATCTACAAAGACTACAGCAATAGCAGCGAGCAGGCCCCACAGCCTCGACAGTGGGAGACCAGATCTATCGTCACCTCCTCTGTGAACGCTTTCACCCTCCCTGTGATCAAACTGAACAACTGTGAGGTGGAGTCTGAGAGAGCGGAGGCAGAGGGACACAAAGAGGAAGGGGTCGTTGTTGAGGCCGCTGCTGAAACCATTAGTGAGGAAGGACAAGCCAGCAGCGGCCAGACTGACGAGGCGGACGCCAAAGAGAAGGATGGCTCCACAACGGATTCCCCACCGCCCCATCAGAGCCATGAGGAAATAACCACAGTCACAGCTGACCAACAGGGGGCGCCACAGGCTCAACCTCAACCACAGTGGACCCAGCTGTTTCCTCCAACACCTGTTGCCAGGGCAATGGGGTCACGGCTGTCGCTCAACTCCCTCACGGATCAGCCCAGGTCTGCACGCCGCTGcagcctgtctgtgtctgtgtgtcgtCAAGGCGACAGAGCCAGGCGCTTCAGCTGCCCTCGTCTGGAGCGCTCCAACAGTAAGGGCTACATTAAACTGGCAGACCTGGGGGGCGAGTCCTTCGAAGCCCCCGACACAGACACTTCTTTAGTGGCCGCTGAACAGGAAGTAGCAATggacgcagcagcagcagcagcagcggaaGAAGAAGCTCAGGGAGAGGACGATCTGGTGGCACCCAGCACCTCTGCAGAATCCTAG